A portion of the Sphingorhabdus pulchriflava genome contains these proteins:
- a CDS encoding phytoene/squalene synthase family protein, whose translation MSERAALVAYARDSIARGSKSFAAASKLFDRTTRERVWLLYAWCRKCDDMADGQDHGGEMEAIADPAARLQSIRELTAQALNGETTGDPAFDCLGVVARECGLTQKMADDVIEGFALDTIGWQPRHEIDLYRYCFHVAGAVGVMMAVVMGVSPDDEETLDRACDLGLAFQLANIARDIAEDGRAGRCYIPDDWLAQLDLEPGEHLRPHNRKKLALIGRWLADEAGQYEASARIGAARLPFRARWAVLSAAGIYGDIARKVRIAGEHAWDGRIFTSRGEKLRWVVKAFGDAITNQPAPIDREGLWTRTK comes from the coding sequence GTGAGCGAACGGGCGGCTCTCGTCGCCTATGCCCGCGACAGCATCGCTCGCGGTTCCAAATCCTTTGCCGCCGCCAGCAAGCTGTTTGACCGCACCACTAGAGAGCGTGTCTGGCTGCTCTACGCCTGGTGCCGTAAATGCGACGATATGGCCGACGGGCAGGATCATGGCGGAGAGATGGAAGCGATTGCCGATCCGGCTGCCCGGTTGCAATCGATCCGCGAACTGACGGCCCAAGCGTTGAATGGCGAAACTACCGGCGATCCGGCCTTCGATTGCCTGGGCGTCGTCGCACGCGAATGCGGCCTTACCCAGAAAATGGCCGATGATGTGATCGAAGGCTTCGCGCTCGATACCATCGGTTGGCAGCCTCGCCACGAAATCGATCTTTACCGTTATTGTTTCCATGTCGCCGGCGCGGTTGGGGTAATGATGGCCGTGGTCATGGGCGTATCACCTGATGATGAAGAAACACTAGACCGCGCCTGTGATCTTGGCCTTGCCTTCCAGCTTGCCAATATCGCGCGCGACATTGCCGAGGATGGCCGGGCAGGCCGTTGCTACATCCCGGATGATTGGCTGGCCCAGCTCGACCTCGAACCCGGCGAGCATCTGCGCCCGCACAACCGCAAAAAACTGGCTCTTATTGGCCGCTGGCTGGCCGATGAGGCAGGGCAATATGAGGCCTCGGCCCGCATTGGTGCCGCACGCCTGCCCTTCCGCGCCCGCTGGGCGGTGCTGTCCGCAGCGGGCATTTATGGCGACATTGCCCGCAAGGTACGCATCGCAGGCGAGCATGCCTGGGACGGACGGATTTTCACCTCTCGCGGTGAAAAGTTACGCTGGGTGGTTAAGGCTTTTGGCGATGCAATTACAAACCAGCCTGCTCCCATCGATCGCGAAGGGCTGTGGACGCGGACAAAATAG
- a CDS encoding DUF2141 domain-containing protein codes for MAILAGQGAAKAADDATLTVSVTGLRNQKGNVLVCLTANAKAFPDCSKDPAAHKRTVRASAAGSISFSGLADGTYALSLVHDENANDKLDTTLAIPKEGFGFSRNPKIAFGPPKFASAAFALKGSATQTVKMKYML; via the coding sequence TTGGCGATTTTGGCGGGGCAGGGCGCGGCAAAAGCAGCTGACGACGCGACACTGACCGTTTCCGTCACCGGATTGCGCAATCAAAAGGGTAATGTGCTTGTCTGCCTGACGGCCAATGCAAAGGCCTTTCCCGATTGTTCGAAGGACCCGGCGGCGCACAAGCGCACGGTGCGGGCTTCGGCAGCCGGATCGATTAGCTTCTCTGGCTTGGCCGATGGCACCTATGCGCTGTCGCTGGTCCATGATGAAAATGCCAATGACAAGCTCGACACGACGCTCGCGATTCCGAAAGAGGGTTTCGGGTTCTCGCGCAATCCCAAGATCGCCTTTGGACCGCCCAAATTTGCTTCGGCGGCTTTCGCTCTAAAGGGCTCAGCGACGCAGACCGTTAAAATGAAATATATGCTCTAA
- the crtY gene encoding lycopene beta-cyclase CrtY: MPMAAPTPIKCDLAVVGGGLAGGLIALAVARQRPELKIVLVEQEQHFGGNHIWSFFASDIAPEHRWLTAPLVTYGWSGYDVHFPAHSRSLDNIYYTIESERLDWLLRHNLPASSLLAGRTVKAVSPRLVVLDGAQRINAGGVIDARGVADYHHLDCGWQKFTGQLMQLSEPHDLTRPIVMDATVEQYDGYRFVYVLPFGMDKVFVEDTYYSDKPDLDRRVMAQRIAAYADGKGWQVERVLREETGVLPVVMGGDLENYWASGSGRTAKAGARGAFLHPVTSYSLPDAVRNAIYISELPDYDGDRLNMLMRQRAQEHWKSGNFYRILNRMLFRASEPSERYKILERFYRLKPGLIERFYAGQSTSGDKARILSGKPPVPIGKALQAIRARKKKR, encoded by the coding sequence ATGCCCATGGCTGCCCCAACCCCTATCAAATGCGACCTTGCCGTTGTCGGCGGCGGCCTTGCCGGTGGGCTGATCGCGCTCGCGGTTGCGCGGCAGCGGCCCGAGCTCAAGATCGTGCTGGTCGAGCAAGAGCAGCATTTCGGCGGCAACCATATCTGGAGTTTCTTCGCCAGTGACATCGCGCCCGAGCACCGCTGGCTGACCGCACCGCTCGTAACCTATGGCTGGTCGGGCTATGATGTGCATTTCCCGGCGCATAGCCGCAGCCTCGACAATATCTATTACACCATCGAGTCCGAGCGGCTCGATTGGCTGTTGCGGCATAATCTACCGGCATCGTCGCTGCTGGCCGGACGCACGGTTAAGGCGGTCAGCCCCCGACTTGTCGTGCTCGATGGGGCGCAGCGCATAAATGCCGGTGGCGTCATCGACGCGCGCGGGGTGGCGGACTATCATCATCTCGATTGCGGCTGGCAGAAATTCACTGGTCAGTTGATGCAGCTTTCCGAACCGCATGATCTGACGCGGCCGATCGTGATGGATGCTACGGTCGAACAATATGACGGCTATCGCTTCGTCTATGTCCTGCCTTTCGGCATGGATAAGGTGTTCGTCGAGGACACTTATTATAGCGACAAGCCAGACCTGGACCGTCGCGTCATGGCGCAAAGGATCGCCGCTTATGCCGATGGCAAGGGCTGGCAGGTGGAACGGGTATTGCGCGAAGAAACAGGCGTGTTGCCGGTCGTCATGGGCGGCGACCTAGAAAATTACTGGGCGAGCGGCAGCGGGCGGACAGCCAAGGCCGGGGCGCGCGGCGCGTTCCTCCACCCGGTCACCAGCTACTCGCTGCCCGATGCTGTGCGTAATGCGATCTATATTTCAGAGCTTCCCGATTACGACGGCGACCGATTGAACATGCTGATGCGGCAGCGCGCGCAGGAGCATTGGAAGAGCGGCAATTTCTATCGCATTCTCAACCGGATGCTCTTTCGCGCATCGGAACCCAGCGAGCGGTACAAGATACTCGAACGCTTCTACAGGCTTAAGCCCGGATTGATCGAACGCTTCTATGCCGGGCAAAGCACAAGCGGCGACAAAGCGCGCATTCTCTCTGGTAAACCCCCGGTCCCCATCGGTAAGGCGTTACAAGCAATTCGGGCACGGAAGAAAAAAAGATGA
- a CDS encoding GIY-YIG nuclease family protein produces MRGGHIYLMTNKPFGVLYIGVTADLSARVNAHKRGEGSVFCKRWGLDRLVWMEPHRDIDQAIKREKQLKRWKRAWKLRMIVEANPNWDDLYLGLNG; encoded by the coding sequence ATGCGCGGTGGCCATATTTACCTGATGACGAACAAGCCCTTTGGCGTGCTCTACATAGGCGTCACTGCTGATTTGTCAGCACGGGTGAACGCACATAAAAGAGGCGAAGGATCAGTCTTTTGCAAACGCTGGGGCCTAGACCGATTGGTCTGGATGGAGCCGCATAGAGACATTGACCAAGCGATTAAACGCGAAAAGCAGTTGAAGCGATGGAAACGGGCGTGGAAGTTGCGAATGATTGTTGAGGCTAATCCGAACTGGGATGACCTTTATCTGGGACTGAATGGATGA
- a CDS encoding flavin-containing monooxygenase codes for MLDTLERNDSDGAAANAEHFDVLIAGAGISGIGSAYHLQQQCSGKSYVVLEMKDTFGGTWETHKYPGVRSDSDLYTFGYRFKPWVGAPIASADEILKYMGEVIEENHIGPNIRYGHRITACKWSSADNRWTIEAIRLADGSKATFTCNFLWMCQGYYDHEKPYIPDWEGLSDYKGQFVHAQLWDPKTDYAGKRILVIGSGATAATVVPAFAEKAAHVTMLQRSPTYFFCSENKNELADRLREIGIDEPTIHRVVRAQIMYDQDMMTKRCQTEPEVVFEELKELVRAFTGKPDFEFEPHFTPKYRVWQQRLAFCPNGDVFRAAVEGKVTVVTDTIDRFTEKGVRTSSGEEIEADIIVAATGFRLSVMGDIPFSVDGKPVNWSDTVTYRGMMFTGVPNMAWVMGYFRASWTLRVDMMGDFVCNLLNHMDKVGAKRVDVQLRPEDAGMPLAPWIEEDNFNPGYLMRGLDKMPRRGDKPEWRHNQDYWAEKDQIPATDLTGAEFKYS; via the coding sequence ATGCTGGATACACTGGAACGCAACGATTCGGATGGTGCCGCCGCGAATGCAGAACATTTTGATGTCCTGATCGCAGGTGCCGGGATTTCCGGGATAGGCTCAGCCTATCACTTGCAACAGCAATGTTCGGGCAAAAGCTATGTTGTCCTTGAGATGAAGGACACATTTGGCGGCACTTGGGAAACGCACAAATATCCCGGCGTCCGTTCCGACTCCGATCTGTACACCTTCGGCTATCGCTTCAAACCCTGGGTCGGTGCGCCGATTGCGAGCGCGGACGAAATCCTGAAATATATGGGCGAGGTGATTGAAGAGAACCATATCGGCCCGAACATCCGCTATGGCCATCGCATCACCGCTTGCAAATGGTCGAGCGCCGACAATCGCTGGACGATTGAGGCTATCCGGCTCGCCGACGGATCTAAAGCGACGTTCACCTGCAACTTCCTCTGGATGTGCCAAGGCTATTACGACCATGAAAAGCCGTACATCCCTGATTGGGAAGGACTGAGCGACTACAAGGGGCAATTCGTCCATGCCCAGCTGTGGGACCCGAAAACCGACTATGCCGGCAAGCGCATTTTGGTAATCGGATCGGGCGCGACTGCCGCCACCGTTGTCCCCGCCTTTGCCGAAAAGGCAGCGCATGTGACTATGCTGCAACGTTCCCCGACCTACTTCTTCTGCAGTGAAAACAAGAATGAACTGGCTGACCGGTTGCGCGAAATCGGCATTGATGAGCCGACCATCCACCGCGTCGTGCGCGCGCAGATCATGTACGATCAGGACATGATGACCAAGCGTTGCCAGACCGAGCCGGAAGTGGTGTTCGAAGAATTGAAAGAGCTGGTCCGCGCCTTTACCGGCAAACCCGATTTCGAATTTGAACCGCATTTCACGCCCAAATATCGCGTGTGGCAACAGCGGCTGGCCTTCTGCCCCAATGGTGACGTGTTCCGTGCCGCCGTCGAGGGCAAGGTGACAGTGGTGACCGACACGATCGACCGCTTCACTGAAAAGGGTGTGCGCACAAGTTCAGGCGAAGAAATCGAGGCCGATATCATCGTCGCCGCCACCGGTTTCCGCCTATCGGTCATGGGCGACATCCCATTCAGCGTTGATGGCAAGCCCGTCAACTGGAGCGACACCGTCACCTATCGCGGGATGATGTTCACCGGTGTTCCGAACATGGCGTGGGTGATGGGCTATTTCCGCGCCAGTTGGACATTGCGCGTCGATATGATGGGCGATTTTGTCTGCAATTTGCTCAACCATATGGACAAGGTCGGTGCCAAACGGGTCGATGTGCAGTTGCGTCCGGAAGATGCAGGGATGCCACTGGCGCCTTGGATCGAAGAGGACAATTTCAATCCGGGCTATTTGATGCGCGGGCTCGATAAAATGCCCAGGCGCGGGGACAAACCCGAATGGCGGCACAACCAGGATTATTGGGCCGAAAAAGACCAGATCCCGGCAACCGACTTAACCGGCGCCGAATTCAAATATAGCTGA
- a CDS encoding TldD/PmbA family protein gives MLTPNEALDRAVNLVEQAKKAGADAADAVYHCDASTEVQVRLGALEDVVRSEGEEIGLRVFLGQRSATISSSSMNPEVLKGLVTRALDMAREAPEDPYAGLAPQDMLLKGAIPDVQSDDGLDPDPQSLREIALACEDAARAVMGVTNSEGAGASAGRSIFALATSHGFAGANHASGYGVSASVLAGEGDAKERDYDWRSARHRVDLDSAEAIGKRAGERAVRRVNPGAIKSGTLPVVFDPRIGGSLVGHLMGAIGGSMIARKTSFLLEALGDALFDSAISIIDDPLRPRGLGSRAFDGEGLPTARTAVIDKGVLTGWMMESAAARQLGLKPTGHASRGGSGAPGTSPSNLHLEGGTMSVADLISDIDYGVYVHELSGQGVNIVTGDYSRGAAGFLIEKGEITGPVSEFTIAGNLKDMFRALTPANDLEFIRSTNVPTLRIDGMMVASA, from the coding sequence ATGCTGACACCCAATGAAGCGCTCGATCGCGCTGTAAATCTCGTCGAACAAGCCAAAAAGGCAGGCGCTGACGCCGCCGATGCCGTCTATCACTGCGATGCCTCTACCGAAGTCCAGGTTCGTCTGGGCGCGCTCGAAGATGTCGTGCGGTCAGAAGGTGAGGAGATCGGTCTACGCGTTTTCCTCGGACAGCGGTCGGCCACCATTTCCTCTTCGAGCATGAACCCCGAGGTACTGAAGGGGCTTGTTACTCGTGCACTGGATATGGCGCGTGAGGCTCCCGAAGATCCCTATGCAGGGCTGGCCCCGCAAGACATGCTGCTGAAGGGCGCCATCCCAGATGTTCAAAGCGACGACGGACTTGATCCCGATCCGCAATCTTTGCGCGAAATAGCCCTTGCTTGCGAAGATGCGGCGCGTGCGGTCATGGGCGTGACCAATAGCGAGGGTGCTGGTGCCAGTGCGGGGCGTTCGATTTTTGCGCTCGCCACCAGCCATGGCTTTGCCGGAGCCAATCATGCATCGGGCTATGGTGTTTCGGCCAGCGTCCTTGCAGGTGAAGGCGATGCCAAGGAGCGCGACTATGACTGGCGCTCGGCGCGCCACCGCGTCGACCTCGACAGTGCTGAAGCCATCGGCAAGCGGGCAGGGGAGCGCGCGGTGCGCCGTGTCAATCCCGGCGCGATCAAGAGCGGGACCTTACCCGTCGTCTTCGATCCGCGCATTGGTGGTTCGCTGGTCGGGCATCTGATGGGCGCGATTGGTGGCAGCATGATTGCGCGCAAGACAAGCTTCTTGCTCGAAGCACTTGGTGACGCGTTGTTCGACAGCGCGATCAGTATCATTGACGATCCGTTGCGCCCGCGCGGCCTCGGCAGCAGGGCGTTTGATGGAGAGGGGCTGCCGACGGCGCGTACCGCAGTCATCGACAAGGGTGTACTCACCGGTTGGATGATGGAAAGTGCCGCTGCGCGCCAACTCGGCCTTAAACCCACTGGCCATGCCAGCCGCGGCGGTAGTGGCGCGCCCGGTACCAGCCCGTCGAACCTGCACCTCGAAGGCGGCACCATGTCTGTAGCCGATCTGATTTCTGATATTGATTATGGCGTTTATGTGCATGAATTATCAGGGCAGGGCGTGAATATTGTGACCGGCGACTACAGCCGAGGTGCCGCCGGTTTCCTGATCGAAAAGGGTGAAATCACCGGCCCGGTCAGCGAATTCACCATTGCCGGAAATCTGAAAGACATGTTCCGCGCGCTGACGCCCGCCAACGATCTTGAATTCATCCGCTCGACCAATGTGCCGACTTTGCGCATCGACGGCATGATGGTGGCGAGTGCCTGA
- a CDS encoding phytoene desaturase: protein MKSAVVIGSGFGGLALAIRLQAAGIKTTIIEARDKPGGRAYYWERDGFIFDGGPTVITDPPCLTQLWALTGHDMADDVELMPVMPFYRLNWADGTNFDYSNDDAKLRAEIEKLNPEDVAGYAKFLEYSAGVHDEGYVKLGTKAFLDFASMIKAAPALAKYQAWRSVYSMVSSFVKNEKLREALSFHTLLVGGNPMKTSAIYALIHKLEKDGGVWFAKGGTNRLIAAMVTQFERIGGTLILGDPVERIETQGERTTGIVTQSGFRVECDAVATNGDIMHSYRDLLGHHPRGTKAAASLSRKKFSPSLFVVHFGIKGTWPGIPHHMILFGPRYKGLLDDIYTHGVLPQDFSLYLHHPTVSDPSMAPEGCSTFYALAPVAHQGKLPIDWEEMGPVFEKRILDEVGRRLIPDIHDRIVTKFHYTPADFGTDLNAHLGSAFSLEPILTQSAWFRVHNRDDVLSNLYFVGAGTHPGAGIPGVVGSAKATAELMIQDLKH, encoded by the coding sequence ATGAAATCAGCCGTTGTCATCGGTTCGGGCTTCGGCGGACTGGCGCTCGCCATCCGTTTGCAGGCGGCGGGAATCAAAACGACCATCATCGAGGCTCGCGACAAGCCAGGTGGGCGGGCTTATTATTGGGAGCGTGACGGCTTCATCTTCGATGGCGGCCCGACGGTCATCACCGATCCGCCCTGCCTGACCCAGCTCTGGGCGTTGACCGGGCATGACATGGCCGACGATGTCGAACTGATGCCCGTCATGCCTTTTTACCGGCTCAACTGGGCAGACGGCACCAATTTCGATTATTCGAACGATGACGCCAAGCTGCGCGCCGAAATCGAAAAGCTGAATCCCGAGGATGTCGCAGGCTATGCGAAGTTCCTTGAATATAGCGCTGGTGTGCATGACGAAGGCTATGTCAAACTCGGCACCAAGGCGTTTCTCGATTTCGCCTCGATGATCAAGGCGGCACCCGCGCTCGCCAAATATCAGGCATGGCGCAGCGTCTATTCGATGGTTTCTTCCTTTGTGAAGAATGAGAAGCTGCGCGAGGCGCTGTCTTTTCACACCTTGCTGGTCGGCGGAAATCCGATGAAGACCAGTGCGATTTATGCATTGATCCACAAGCTGGAGAAGGACGGCGGCGTGTGGTTCGCGAAGGGTGGCACCAACCGGCTGATCGCAGCAATGGTGACACAGTTCGAGCGCATCGGCGGCACATTGATATTGGGAGATCCCGTCGAACGGATCGAAACGCAAGGCGAGCGTACCACGGGGATCGTTACACAGTCCGGTTTTCGCGTGGAGTGCGATGCCGTCGCCACCAATGGCGACATCATGCACAGTTACCGCGACCTGCTCGGCCACCATCCACGCGGGACCAAGGCAGCGGCGAGCCTGTCACGCAAGAAATTCTCACCCAGCCTGTTCGTCGTCCATTTCGGCATCAAGGGCACATGGCCCGGCATCCCGCACCACATGATCCTGTTCGGGCCGCGCTACAAAGGGCTGCTCGACGACATCTACACCCATGGCGTTCTACCGCAGGATTTCTCGCTCTATCTGCATCACCCGACGGTCAGTGATCCGTCGATGGCGCCCGAGGGCTGCTCGACCTTCTATGCGCTCGCGCCAGTCGCGCATCAGGGCAAGCTGCCGATCGATTGGGAAGAAATGGGGCCGGTCTTTGAAAAGCGCATTCTCGACGAAGTGGGCCGCCGCTTGATCCCAGACATCCACGACCGTATCGTCACCAAATTCCACTACACCCCAGCCGATTTCGGCACCGACCTCAACGCGCATCTGGGCAGCGCCTTCAGCCTCGAGCCGATCTTGACCCAAAGCGCATGGTTCCGCGTGCACAACCGCGACGATGTGCTTTCCAATCTTTACTTTGTCGGCGCAGGGACGCATCCGGGGGCTGGTATTCCGGGTGTAGTGGGCAGTGCCAAGGCCACCGCCGAATTGATGATACAGGATTTGAAGCATTGA
- a CDS encoding energy transducer TonB, with amino-acid sequence MQYALHLICSAILLVLASFMGGARPAQAQTAAVSAYAGEQCVTFRREGDTAFRLVNDCAEPLSVAVCADSVGSGNCARDIGWQTLTVAARAELPGSYAPLQSLNILACRAPAVIVMKPGGVGSCDPTGTANLPLLLASSLKNAASIITSADYPNGVKAEGTTRFEMVVAADGRPQNCMVTVSSGKEALDKATCNAFMKRARFTPAKGPNGFASAGRYRGNVTWKEQ; translated from the coding sequence ATGCAGTATGCTCTCCATCTTATCTGCTCGGCGATATTGCTGGTGCTGGCTTCATTCATGGGCGGTGCGCGACCGGCACAGGCCCAAACAGCCGCGGTTTCCGCCTATGCTGGCGAACAATGTGTCACATTCCGGCGGGAAGGTGATACCGCGTTTAGACTCGTCAATGACTGCGCAGAGCCTTTGTCCGTCGCGGTTTGCGCTGACTCCGTTGGGAGCGGAAATTGCGCCCGCGATATTGGCTGGCAGACTTTGACCGTGGCGGCACGCGCGGAACTGCCGGGCAGTTATGCGCCGCTGCAGTCGCTAAACATCCTAGCCTGCCGCGCACCCGCTGTTATCGTTATGAAGCCGGGTGGCGTGGGTAGTTGTGATCCGACCGGAACCGCCAATTTACCGTTGCTTTTGGCCTCGTCGCTGAAAAATGCAGCATCCATCATCACATCTGCCGACTATCCGAACGGGGTTAAGGCAGAGGGAACGACCCGGTTCGAAATGGTCGTCGCCGCAGACGGACGCCCACAAAACTGCATGGTCACCGTTTCGTCGGGCAAGGAAGCGCTCGATAAAGCGACCTGCAATGCCTTCATGAAACGCGCACGCTTCACACCTGCCAAGGGTCCAAACGGGTTTGCGTCCGCTGGCCGTTATCGCGGCAATGTGACCTGGAAGGAACAATGA
- a CDS encoding sterol desaturase family protein: MTLAIAAIGSALAMTLIVGVRYLATSGFFAWLTGQVRPGLYAKLGPQMKREVYWSLLSAGIYGVPAGIVAWGWQNRGWTQIYTDFGDYPLWYLPLSVFLFLAAHDTWFYWTHRWMHWPRLFRVAHAVHHESRPPTAWAAMSFHPWEAVTGAVVIPALVFVIPIHAGALGFVLFVMTLMGITNHMGWELFPRSLVNGPLGRWLITATHHQKHHDAYKGNYGLYFRFWDRFCGTDLGLGDFGGAGRGKSS; encoded by the coding sequence ATGACACTAGCGATTGCGGCTATCGGTTCCGCGCTTGCTATGACGCTGATTGTCGGTGTCCGCTATCTGGCAACCAGCGGTTTTTTCGCATGGTTAACGGGACAGGTCCGTCCAGGGCTTTATGCGAAGCTCGGCCCGCAAATGAAGCGGGAGGTTTACTGGTCCTTGCTGTCCGCCGGGATATATGGCGTTCCGGCTGGTATCGTCGCCTGGGGCTGGCAGAACCGGGGCTGGACGCAGATCTACACCGATTTTGGCGACTATCCGCTCTGGTATCTTCCGCTGTCGGTTTTCCTGTTCCTCGCCGCGCATGACACCTGGTTCTACTGGACGCACCGCTGGATGCACTGGCCGAGGCTGTTTCGGGTCGCGCATGCCGTGCATCACGAAAGCCGCCCACCGACTGCCTGGGCCGCGATGAGTTTCCATCCTTGGGAAGCAGTGACAGGCGCTGTTGTTATCCCCGCGCTGGTTTTCGTGATCCCTATCCATGCCGGAGCCTTAGGGTTTGTGCTGTTCGTAATGACGCTGATGGGCATCACCAACCATATGGGCTGGGAACTATTCCCGCGCAGTCTTGTTAATGGACCATTGGGTCGCTGGCTGATAACGGCGACGCATCATCAAAAGCATCACGATGCGTATAAGGGAAATTATGGGCTCTACTTCCGTTTCTGGGACCGTTTTTGCGGGACCGATCTTGGCCTTGGCGATTTTGGCGGGGCAGGGCGCGGCAAAAGCAGCTGA
- a CDS encoding TIGR00730 family Rossman fold protein, which produces MKRLAVYCGSATPADPVYIECARMVGRELAQRGIGLVYGGGRLGLMGAVADATLEAGGEVIGVIPEALVGSEVAHRGCTELHVVPGMHERKRMFTDLSDGFITIPGGVGTMDELWEAISWAQLGYHEKPVGLLNVAGFYDQLVAFNRHMVDVGFIRPQHAGIMIVDETMEGLLAKMASYEPHKSIFQMKAEDL; this is translated from the coding sequence TTGAAACGTCTTGCCGTCTATTGCGGTTCAGCCACCCCGGCCGACCCAGTTTATATTGAATGCGCACGGATGGTTGGCCGCGAATTGGCTCAGCGCGGAATCGGCTTGGTCTATGGCGGGGGTCGGCTTGGCCTCATGGGCGCTGTGGCTGACGCAACGCTGGAAGCGGGTGGCGAAGTTATCGGCGTCATCCCCGAAGCATTGGTCGGCAGCGAAGTCGCGCATCGCGGCTGCACCGAACTGCATGTTGTTCCCGGCATGCACGAACGCAAGCGCATGTTTACCGACCTGTCGGATGGCTTCATCACCATCCCCGGTGGCGTCGGCACGATGGACGAATTGTGGGAGGCGATAAGCTGGGCCCAACTCGGCTATCATGAAAAGCCGGTCGGGCTCCTCAACGTTGCAGGCTTTTACGACCAATTGGTGGCGTTCAACCGGCACATGGTCGATGTCGGCTTCATCCGTCCACAACATGCGGGCATCATGATTGTCGATGAAACTATGGAAGGCTTGCTCGCAAAAATGGCGAGCTATGAACCGCACAAAAGCATCTTCCAGATGAAGGCCGAGGATTTGTGA
- a CDS encoding 3'(2'),5'-bisphosphate nucleotidase CysQ, with protein sequence MPDRDAAIIAVREAGDLALAAWREGAAPATGVWEKSKGHPVSETDLAVDALLKQRLGDLAPNIGWLSEETVDHPDRLSMSRQWLVDPIDGTRDFIRGRSGWCVSVALVEGSEAVFAAMYAPVTKQLWVAHKGEGTTCNGKRLFASSREEFVGARVPTDALPKADRDLEMVHKPNSIAMRMTMVACDRADLVATLRWGHEWDIAAAHLIAEEAGAVVTSATGEPIRYNKREPMDFGLICCAPGIHGAAVERLQDRARAILGG encoded by the coding sequence GTGCCTGATCGCGATGCTGCGATAATCGCCGTCCGTGAGGCGGGTGACCTCGCGCTCGCGGCATGGCGTGAAGGGGCGGCCCCTGCCACCGGTGTCTGGGAAAAGAGCAAGGGCCATCCGGTAAGCGAGACGGACCTTGCGGTCGATGCGTTGCTCAAACAGCGGCTGGGCGACCTCGCCCCCAATATCGGCTGGTTGTCCGAAGAAACCGTCGATCATCCCGACCGCCTGTCGATGTCGCGCCAATGGCTGGTCGATCCGATCGACGGCACACGCGATTTTATTCGCGGGCGGAGCGGCTGGTGTGTGTCGGTCGCCTTGGTCGAAGGTAGCGAGGCCGTCTTTGCAGCGATGTATGCGCCTGTGACCAAACAGTTGTGGGTTGCGCACAAAGGTGAAGGGACGACCTGCAATGGCAAGCGATTATTTGCCAGCAGCAGAGAGGAATTTGTAGGTGCGCGCGTGCCGACCGATGCTCTGCCCAAGGCCGACCGCGATCTGGAAATGGTGCATAAGCCGAACAGCATCGCAATGCGGATGACGATGGTGGCGTGCGACCGGGCAGACCTAGTCGCGACGCTGCGCTGGGGGCATGAATGGGACATCGCGGCGGCGCATCTGATTGCCGAGGAAGCGGGGGCTGTGGTCACCAGTGCGACGGGTGAACCGATCCGTTATAACAAGCGCGAGCCGATGGACTTCGGGCTGATCTGTTGTGCGCCGGGGATACATGGGGCGGCGGTTGAAAGGTTGCAGGATCGGGCCCGGGCGATTTTGGGGGGCTAA